A window of Lytechinus variegatus isolate NC3 chromosome 15, Lvar_3.0, whole genome shotgun sequence contains these coding sequences:
- the LOC121428473 gene encoding serine/threonine-protein kinase TNNI3K-like, with protein MGAYKSRPTSSCAEEWHKKISESYAVLESRIKDDLNPKDREQFSGIQEACCAGDTDRVLELADERCMISKTENGLTLLHLSCISTGSKPFVKFLIRAGTRIGSLSRNGFSPLHLACYQGDVDLVKDLLLEEADPAVIGYSSVTPLHIASLNGNEEIVEHLIKCGSNIHARDTVKFTPLHIACYFGHEKVVKCLINHGADINLTGEVGDVPLHLTCVKGHQSITELLVKGRRNNKADVNAQDNEQHMPLHFSCRAGHLTTVDYLLQPNLGTKAHEVNIYGDTPLHLACYTGRLDIVKSLITKTGTTSLLVENIFSETPLHSACTYGKNLELVTYLLSQEGVNVNVQGRDGHTALHSACYHGHYQLVQLLLDQGADLNLVASEQNGDSEKDQEQTCLVWAYQRGHDAIVTLLKHHKRPQDESACGDYSQPDGSYVSVPSPLGKLRCITKEKINVLQLRASLPKNFHLDINEIEFLETIGSGSFGNVYKGYCRGKIVAIKRYRSSAFSAKSDVDMFCREVSILCRLDSPYVIRFVGACIEDPSHFAIVTQYVAGGSLFSLLHVQKRTIDLQSKLLIAVDVAHGMDYLHNLPQPIIHRDLNSHNILLDEFGHAVVADFGESRFVKSMHEDNMTKQPGNLRWMAPEVFSQNTKYSIKADIFSYALCIWELLSGELPFAHLKPAAAAAEMAYRSTRPPIAISIPKSIVNILQMMWSPIPEERPTFAQIIPMLDECRQEYLAVSKSLSGVLSMLDAEWATPLDDSEDGLEMGYRGLEPSPSDLEPGELPAGNVTALRTQWEMCAKSLSGEKNGSSVFPATDKNGYVSDPLSTLRVSQSPILPPQD; from the exons ATGGGTGCTTACAAGTCACGTCCAACTTCTTCTTGTGCAG AGGAATGGCATAAGAAGATAAGTGAGAGCTACGCTGTGCTGGAATCTCGTATAAAAGATGATTTAAATCCTAAAGACAGAGAGCAATTTTCAGGCATTCAAGAGGCGTGCTG TGCTGGAGATACAGACAGGGTACTGGAACTAGCTGATGAAAGATGTATGATAAGTAAAACAGAGAATGGACTCACTCTTTTACATCTCAGCTGTATCTCCACAG GGTCAAAGCCGTTTGTGAAATTCTTAATCCGTGCTGGAACAAGAATCGGTAGTTTGAGTAGGAATGGTTTCTCACCGTTACATCTAGCTTGCTATCAG GGTGATGTAGACTTGGTAAAGGACTTGTTATTAGAGGAAGCAGACCCAGCAGTTATTGGATACAGTTCAGTTACTCCTCTTCACATTGCAAGCTTGAATGGAAATGAAGAG ATTGTTGAGCATTTGATAAAGTGTGGATCTAACATCCATGCTCGAGATACTGTTAAGTTCACACCATTGCATATAGCATGCTACTTTGGTCATGAAAAG GTTGTGAAATGTCTTATTAATCATGGAGCTGATATCAACCTTACTGGTGAGGTGGGTGATGTGCCTCTTCACTTGACCTGTGTCAAAGGTCATCAGAGTATCACAGAGCTTCTGGTCAAAGGTCGTCGTAATAACAAAGCTGATG TGAATGCCCAGGACAATGAGCAGCATATGCCGCTTCATTTCAGCTGCCGAGCTGGTCACCTGACCACCGTAGATTATCTCCTTCAGCCTAACCTAGGGACCAAAGCACATGAAGTTAATATATACGGCGATACACCACTACATCT AGCATGTTACACAGGGAGACTGGATATAGTCAAGTCACTCATCACAAAGACGGGAACTACCAGTCTACTTGTGGAGAATATATTCAGTGAAACTCCCCTACACAG TGCCTGTACATATGGTAAGAACCTAGAGCTTGTGACATATCTACTAAGTCAAGAAGGTGTCAATGTGAACGTACAGGGCAGAGATGGTCATACAG CTCTACACAGTGCTTGTTACCATGGGCACTACCAGTTAGTCCAGCTTCTATTAGACCAAGGTGCAGATCTGAATCTAGTGGCATCAGAACAGAATGGGGACTCTGAGAAAGACCAGGAACAGACCTGCTTGGTCTGGGCCTACCAGAGAG GTCATGATGCCATTGTGACATTACTGAAGCATCACAAAAGACCCCAAGACGAGTCTGCATGTGGAGACTATTCACAACCAG ATGGCTCTTATGTCTCTGTCCCCTCTCCATTAGGCAAGCTGCGGTGTATTACAAAAG agaaaataaatgtgttACAACTAAGAGCCTCTCTACCTAAGAACTTTCACCTGGATATAAATGAGATTGAATTCCTTGAGACGATTGGGAGTG GATCATTTGGGAATGTATATAAAGGCTACTGCAGAGGAAAAATTGTTGCAATAAAAAG ATATCGTTCTAGTGCTTTCAGTGCCAAGTCAGATGTTGATATGTTCTGTCGAGAGGTGTCTATTCTTTGTAGATTAGACAGCCCTTATGTCATCAGGTTTGTTGGAGCCTGTATTGAGGACCCAAGT CATTTTGCAATAGTCACACAGTATGTGGCCGGAGGATCTCTGTTCTCATTACTTCATGTACAAAAGAG AACTATTGATCTCCAATCCAAGCTATTGATAGCTGTTGATGTGGCCCATGGCATGGACTACCTTCACAATCTACCACAGCCTATTATACACAGAGATCTTAACAG TCACAATATTCTTCTGGATGAGTTTGGACATGCTGTGGTAGCTGATTTTGGTGAATCTAGATTTGTGAAGTCTATGCATGAAGACAACATGACTAAGCAACCAGGA AATCTTCGCTGGATGGCACCAGAAGTGTTCTCTCAGAACACCAAGTACAGCATCAAGGCTGACATCTTCAGTTACGCCCTCTGTATCTGGGAGCTTCTCTCCGGAGAATTACCCTTCGCTCATCTCAAGCCGGCAGCAGCTGCTGCTGAGATGGCGTATAGGAGCACCAGACCGCCCATAGCCATCTCTATACCAAAGTCCATTGTTAATATACTACAGATGATGTGGAGTCCAATTCCTGAG GAAAGACCGACATTTGCCCAGATCATCCCGATGTTGGATGAGTGTCGTCAAGAGTACCTGGCCGTAAGCAAATCATTGTCTGGTGTGCTCAGCATGTTGGATGCAGAATGG GCTACTCCACTGGATGACAGTGAAGATGGTCTTGAAATGGGATACAGGGGATTGGAGCCCTCGCCCAGTGATCTTGAGCCAGGAGAACTACCTGCTGGCAACGTTACTGCTCTCAGAACACAGTGGGAAATGTGTGCAAAGTCGCTCAG TGGAGAAAAGAACGGTAGTAGTGTCTTCCCTGCGACAGACAAGAATG GTTATGTATCTGATCCTCTTAGTACGCTACGAGTCAGCCAGTCTCCAATACTACCTCCGCAGGATTGA